In Flavobacterium gelatinilyticum, a genomic segment contains:
- a CDS encoding cell division protein FtsQ/DivIB has protein sequence MKIFNWTNIRLVLILGLVLFLYSFAQHRNGDRKLKKSMVVFVGENTLFIKPEAVNKLLIENKQQASSIRKDEVDLNKIEKTLNEQDMIEKSDVFVSIDGVLKAVVKQKTPIARVYDGVSSFYIDYEGNKMPLSDNFTARVPLVSGAINEKNNEDLAALFRTIYDDAFLRKNIIAIQIMPNGSLKMFNRNYDYFIDFGRTMNVDRKFRNYKAFFQKAVLDSSLYKYSKIDLRFTEQVVCTK, from the coding sequence ATGAAAATATTTAATTGGACAAACATTCGATTAGTACTCATTTTAGGCCTTGTTTTGTTCTTATATTCGTTCGCTCAGCATCGAAACGGAGACAGAAAACTGAAAAAATCTATGGTCGTTTTTGTAGGTGAAAATACGCTTTTCATCAAGCCTGAAGCGGTTAATAAATTGTTAATAGAAAATAAACAACAGGCTTCCAGTATTAGAAAAGATGAAGTAGATTTGAATAAAATAGAGAAAACCCTCAATGAACAGGACATGATCGAGAAGTCGGATGTTTTTGTAAGTATTGACGGGGTTCTGAAAGCGGTAGTAAAACAGAAGACACCCATAGCAAGAGTTTATGATGGTGTCAGCTCTTTTTATATTGACTATGAAGGAAATAAAATGCCTTTATCAGACAATTTTACGGCGCGAGTTCCTCTTGTTTCAGGGGCAATAAATGAAAAAAATAACGAAGATTTAGCTGCTTTATTTCGCACAATTTACGACGATGCGTTTTTGAGAAAAAACATCATTGCCATTCAAATTATGCCGAATGGCAGCCTAAAAATGTTTAACCGAAACTATGATTACTTCATAGATTTTGGCCGTACAATGAATGTTGACAGAAAATTTAGAAACTATAAAGCCTTTTTTCAAAAGGCTGTTTTGGATAGTTCGTTATATAAATACAGTAAAATTGACCTTAGGTTTACGGAACAAGTAGTTTGCACTAAATAA
- the murC gene encoding UDP-N-acetylmuramate--L-alanine ligase, whose translation MNLDQIQNVYFIGIGGIGMSALARYFKHIGKNVSGYDKTPSMLTSELIESGIDIHFEDNISLIPSDYYVENTLVIFTPAVPMTHSEWNYFIERHYQVKKRAEVLGIITKGTFSFAVAGTHGKTTTSSILGHILHESGADVTAFVGGIVENYNSNLIGNGKTVTVVEADEFDRSFLHLHPNIACVTSMDADHLDIYGTSDAIQASFVEFASKVEDRNKLFITKELPLEGVQCAINEYAVYKAYNVRIEDGSYVFDVQTPSEIMKDLRFGLPGKHNLMNALMAIAMAKTYGTTTDAVAKALASFNGIRRRFSYQIKSEKLVYIDDYAHHPTEINAVHQAVRELYPGRKVLAVFQPHLFSRTRDFADGFAESLSQFDEVFLMDIYPARELPMEGITSEWLLGKMTNSNKKIVTKEKLSAEIKASDAPVIVTIGAGDIGEMVPSIKKILNENI comes from the coding sequence ATGAATTTAGATCAAATACAAAACGTTTATTTTATAGGTATCGGAGGCATCGGGATGAGTGCTTTGGCTCGTTATTTTAAGCATATCGGGAAAAATGTTTCCGGTTATGATAAAACGCCTTCCATGCTTACAAGTGAATTGATTGAAAGCGGTATTGATATTCATTTTGAAGATAATATCAGTTTAATTCCATCTGACTATTATGTAGAAAACACACTGGTTATTTTTACGCCGGCTGTACCTATGACACATTCAGAGTGGAATTATTTTATCGAAAGACATTATCAGGTTAAAAAACGTGCCGAAGTTTTAGGGATCATTACAAAAGGCACCTTTAGTTTTGCAGTAGCCGGAACACACGGTAAAACCACAACATCCAGTATTTTAGGGCATATTTTACATGAAAGCGGTGCCGATGTTACGGCATTTGTAGGCGGTATTGTAGAAAACTACAACTCAAACTTAATTGGAAACGGTAAAACTGTAACCGTTGTAGAAGCAGATGAATTTGACCGTTCGTTTTTGCATTTACACCCCAATATTGCGTGTGTAACTTCTATGGATGCAGACCATTTGGATATTTACGGAACCAGCGATGCAATTCAGGCTTCATTTGTTGAATTTGCCTCAAAAGTAGAAGATAGAAACAAGTTATTCATTACCAAAGAATTGCCTCTTGAAGGCGTTCAGTGTGCGATAAATGAATACGCGGTATACAAAGCATACAATGTTAGAATTGAAGACGGAAGTTATGTTTTTGATGTGCAGACGCCGTCAGAAATCATGAAAGACCTTCGTTTTGGACTGCCGGGAAAACACAATCTGATGAATGCGTTAATGGCAATTGCAATGGCAAAAACATACGGAACAACAACAGATGCTGTTGCAAAAGCACTTGCTTCGTTTAACGGAATCAGAAGACGTTTTTCATATCAGATTAAATCAGAAAAATTAGTTTATATAGATGATTATGCACATCATCCAACAGAAATAAATGCTGTACATCAAGCTGTTAGGGAATTGTATCCGGGACGTAAAGTTTTGGCTGTTTTCCAGCCTCATCTATTCAGCAGAACAAGGGATTTTGCCGATGGATTTGCAGAAAGTTTATCGCAGTTTGACGAGGTGTTTTTAATGGATATTTACCCTGCAAGAGAACTTCCTATGGAAGGAATTACATCAGAATGGCTGTTGGGAAAAATGACAAATTCGAACAAAAAAATTGTTACAAAAGAAAAATTATCAGCAGAAATCAAAGCCAGTGATGCGCCGGTAATTGTAACAATAGGAGCTGGTGATATTGGAGAAATGGTACCGTCAATCAAAAAGATTTTAAATGAAAATATTTAA
- the murG gene encoding undecaprenyldiphospho-muramoylpentapeptide beta-N-acetylglucosaminyltransferase, whose protein sequence is MTKYKFILSGGGTGGHIYPAIAIANELKMQYPDAEFLFVGAKDKMEMQKVPQAGYEIKGLWIAGLQRKLTLQNMMFPLKLASSLLESKRIIKKFKPNVVIGTGGFASGPLLQAAGGAGIPTVIQEQNSFPGITNKLLSKKANAICVAYENLERFFPKDKIVLTGNPVRQDLIDIETKRDEAIAFYGLDPNKKTLLVLGGSLGARRINQLIEKELQNFLSQDVQIIWQCGKLYFEDYKKYNQENVKVVDFIERMDFVYAAADVIISRAGASSVSELCIVGKPVIFIPSPNVAEDHQTKNAQAIVEAKGAILLKESQLDDEFSIVFEALLKDDGKQKQLSANIKKLARPDATKVIVEEIKKLL, encoded by the coding sequence ATGACAAAGTATAAATTCATACTAAGCGGAGGCGGAACAGGAGGACATATTTATCCTGCAATTGCGATTGCAAATGAATTAAAAATGCAATATCCTGATGCTGAATTTCTTTTTGTAGGCGCCAAAGATAAAATGGAAATGCAGAAAGTGCCTCAGGCGGGGTATGAAATAAAAGGTCTTTGGATCGCCGGTTTACAGCGAAAACTGACCTTGCAAAACATGATGTTTCCGTTAAAACTGGCATCTAGTTTATTGGAGTCAAAACGAATTATTAAAAAATTCAAGCCAAATGTAGTAATTGGAACCGGAGGATTTGCCAGTGGTCCTTTATTGCAGGCGGCAGGCGGGGCAGGAATTCCAACTGTAATTCAGGAGCAGAATTCTTTTCCGGGAATTACAAACAAACTGCTGAGCAAAAAGGCGAATGCTATTTGTGTGGCATACGAAAATTTAGAACGTTTTTTTCCAAAAGATAAAATCGTTTTAACTGGAAATCCGGTTCGTCAGGATCTTATAGATATTGAAACAAAACGTGACGAGGCAATTGCTTTTTACGGTTTGGATCCAAATAAAAAAACACTGTTGGTTTTAGGCGGCAGTTTAGGAGCGAGAAGGATCAACCAGCTAATCGAAAAAGAACTGCAGAATTTCCTTTCGCAGGACGTTCAGATTATCTGGCAGTGCGGAAAATTGTATTTTGAGGATTACAAAAAATACAATCAGGAAAACGTAAAAGTGGTTGATTTTATCGAAAGAATGGATTTTGTGTATGCAGCCGCAGATGTCATTATTTCACGTGCCGGTGCATCATCAGTTTCAGAATTATGCATCGTGGGAAAACCGGTAATTTTTATTCCGTCTCCTAATGTAGCTGAGGATCACCAGACTAAAAATGCTCAGGCGATTGTAGAAGCAAAAGGCGCGATTTTGTTGAAAGAATCTCAGCTCGACGACGAATTTAGCATTGTTTTTGAAGCGCTGCTGAAAGATGACGGAAAACAAAAGCAACTGAGTGCAAACATTAAAAAACTGGCTAGACCGGATGCAACAAAAGTTATAGTAGAAGAAATTAAGAAGTTGTTATAA
- a CDS encoding FtsW/RodA/SpoVE family cell cycle protein — MKELVNKLKGDRVIWSFVALLALFSFMPVFSASSNLAYIGHGTGNTLGYLVKHLAHVCIGFLIIYWVHKVPYHYFRAISKIALPVVWLLLLYTLLKGTVIAGANASRWIQVPFIGITFQTSTLAASVLFIYVARYLSKTKEENEPFQTSFIQLWIPVFITLALILPANFSTTALIFAMVMMLTFIGKYPLKYIAFIIGSGIAMLAFFLLVAKAFPDSRFFSRVSTWESRIMNFTTDKPDEDDYQIEKAKIAIASGKLGGLGPGKSVQKNFLPQSSSDFIYAIVVEEYGLVGGVSILVLYLLLLFRFVIASHKATTLFGKLVVVGLGFPMIFQAMINMAVAVELLPVTGQTLPLISSGGSSIWMTCFSLGIIISVTKKEEEIAEEQQEKERRKEALQRLIDKELAEEDLASNEKEEIYEEEAMYSIEDASRNPMNAVLNK; from the coding sequence ATGAAAGAGCTGGTAAACAAACTAAAAGGAGATAGAGTAATATGGTCATTCGTGGCTTTATTGGCTTTGTTTTCGTTTATGCCTGTTTTTAGTGCGAGCAGTAATCTGGCGTATATTGGTCATGGAACAGGAAATACGTTAGGATATCTGGTAAAACATTTAGCTCATGTTTGTATAGGCTTCCTGATTATTTACTGGGTTCACAAAGTGCCGTACCATTATTTCAGGGCGATTTCAAAAATTGCGCTTCCTGTAGTTTGGTTATTATTGCTTTATACCTTACTGAAAGGAACTGTAATAGCAGGAGCAAATGCAAGTCGTTGGATTCAGGTACCCTTTATCGGAATCACGTTTCAGACATCAACCTTAGCGGCAAGCGTATTATTTATTTACGTTGCCCGTTATTTGTCGAAAACCAAAGAAGAAAACGAACCGTTTCAAACTTCGTTTATTCAGCTTTGGATTCCGGTTTTTATTACACTGGCATTAATTTTACCGGCAAACTTTTCGACCACCGCGTTGATTTTTGCAATGGTAATGATGCTGACGTTCATTGGAAAATATCCGTTAAAATATATTGCCTTTATCATAGGATCAGGAATTGCTATGCTGGCATTTTTCCTTTTGGTGGCAAAAGCATTTCCGGATTCAAGATTCTTCAGCAGGGTGTCAACCTGGGAAAGTCGTATTATGAACTTTACCACAGACAAACCCGACGAAGATGATTATCAGATTGAAAAAGCAAAAATTGCAATTGCATCAGGAAAGTTAGGCGGATTAGGACCGGGAAAAAGCGTTCAGAAAAACTTTTTACCGCAATCATCTTCCGACTTTATTTATGCCATTGTAGTAGAAGAATATGGTTTAGTAGGCGGGGTTTCAATATTGGTATTGTATTTATTATTACTCTTCCGATTTGTAATTGCCTCACATAAAGCCACAACATTATTTGGAAAATTAGTCGTCGTTGGTCTCGGTTTCCCTATGATATTTCAGGCCATGATTAATATGGCAGTTGCCGTAGAATTGCTGCCGGTAACAGGGCAGACATTGCCGCTGATCAGCTCCGGAGGTAGTTCAATCTGGATGACTTGTTTCTCTCTTGGAATCATTATCAGTGTAACCAAGAAAGAAGAAGAAATTGCCGAAGAACAGCAGGAAAAAGAAAGAAGAAAAGAAGCACTGCAAAGATTAATAGATAAAGAACTCGCCGAAGAAGATTTGGCAAGTAATGAAAAAGAAGAGATTTACGAAGAAGAAGCAATGTATTCAATCGAAGATGCTTCGAGAAATCCAATGAATGCAGTTTTAAATAAATAA
- a CDS encoding four helix bundle protein — MTTNEMKVRTKKFSLMVIDLAEKLPNTNVIRSIASQIVRSGTSVGANYRAVCRARSDKEFVAKMNIVLEEADETLFWIEIIKEKMWLSKEELEIAIKEANELTAIFVSSLKTVNNRIDK; from the coding sequence ATGACGACGAATGAAATGAAGGTGAGAACTAAGAAATTCTCTTTGATGGTAATTGATTTAGCTGAAAAACTGCCTAATACCAATGTAATTAGATCAATTGCAAGTCAAATAGTAAGAAGTGGAACATCGGTAGGGGCGAATTATAGAGCCGTTTGCAGAGCTCGAAGTGATAAAGAATTTGTTGCCAAAATGAATATAGTTTTAGAAGAAGCAGATGAAACCTTGTTTTGGATCGAAATTATAAAAGAAAAAATGTGGCTTTCCAAAGAAGAACTGGAAATAGCTATAAAAGAAGCGAATGAATTGACAGCAATTTTTGTAAGCAGTTTAAAAACAGTAAACAACAGAATCGATAAATAA
- the murD gene encoding UDP-N-acetylmuramoyl-L-alanine--D-glutamate ligase, which produces MRLVILGGGESGVGTAILGKKQGYDVFVSDFGKIKESYKEVLIINKIAWEEEQHTEDLILNADVVMKSPGIPEKSPIVKKLIAAGVKVISEIEFAIPFTEALTIGITGSNGKTTTTILTHHLLKYAGLNVGLGGNIGKSFAWQVAENKYDAYVLELSSFQLDGIINYRPDIAIITNISPDHLDRYEYKYENYINSKFRITMNQTESDYLIYDADDEASTEWLKNNKTKAKLIPFSLTKTFDEGASINNNKMEIKINQEEFTMDTEHIALEGKHNMKNAMAASSVAKLMQIRNATIRESLSNFQGVEHRLEKVLKIQNVQYINDSKATNVNATFFALDSMNVPTVWIVGGVDKGNDYNELMSLVREKVKAIICLGIDNRKIIDAFGAVVDIMVEVNNMNDAVKTAQRLTEKGDAVLLSPACASFDLFENYEDRGKQFKQAVHNL; this is translated from the coding sequence ATGAGGCTAGTAATATTAGGCGGAGGCGAAAGCGGCGTTGGAACCGCGATCCTCGGTAAGAAACAGGGATACGATGTTTTTGTATCCGATTTTGGAAAAATAAAAGAGAGTTACAAAGAAGTTCTTATTATTAATAAAATTGCCTGGGAAGAAGAACAGCATACAGAAGATTTGATTCTAAATGCCGATGTAGTGATGAAAAGCCCTGGAATTCCGGAGAAATCTCCGATAGTAAAAAAGCTGATTGCTGCGGGAGTAAAAGTAATTTCAGAAATCGAGTTTGCTATACCTTTTACAGAAGCACTCACCATAGGGATTACAGGAAGCAATGGTAAAACCACCACCACAATACTCACGCACCATCTGCTGAAATACGCAGGATTAAATGTAGGATTGGGAGGTAATATAGGAAAGAGCTTCGCCTGGCAGGTAGCCGAAAACAAATACGACGCATACGTTCTTGAATTAAGCAGTTTTCAGTTAGACGGAATTATAAATTACAGGCCCGATATCGCTATAATAACGAACATCAGCCCGGATCATTTGGACCGATATGAATATAAATATGAAAATTATATCAATTCGAAATTCCGAATAACGATGAACCAGACCGAAAGTGATTATCTCATTTATGATGCAGACGATGAGGCAAGTACAGAGTGGTTAAAAAACAATAAAACAAAAGCAAAATTAATTCCTTTTTCATTGACCAAAACATTCGATGAAGGAGCTTCTATAAATAACAACAAAATGGAAATTAAGATCAACCAAGAAGAGTTTACAATGGACACAGAACACATTGCGTTAGAAGGAAAACATAATATGAAAAACGCAATGGCAGCAAGCTCTGTAGCAAAATTGATGCAAATTAGAAATGCAACAATCCGCGAAAGTTTATCTAATTTCCAAGGTGTTGAACACCGTTTAGAAAAAGTATTAAAAATTCAGAATGTACAATACATCAACGATTCAAAAGCAACAAATGTAAACGCTACTTTCTTTGCCTTAGACAGCATGAATGTTCCAACGGTATGGATTGTAGGCGGGGTTGATAAAGGGAATGATTACAACGAATTAATGTCATTAGTGCGCGAAAAAGTAAAAGCCATTATTTGTTTAGGAATCGATAACCGTAAAATCATCGACGCTTTTGGAGCCGTAGTAGATATTATGGTTGAAGTAAATAACATGAATGATGCTGTAAAAACAGCGCAAAGATTAACAGAAAAAGGTGATGCCGTTTTATTGTCTCCAGCATGCGCAAGTTTCGATTTATTCGAAAACTACGAAGATCGTGGAAAGCAGTTTAAACAAGCAGTGCATAATTTATAA
- a CDS encoding four helix bundle protein — protein MKENIVQDKSFDFAVRIVNLYKYLTETKKEFVLSKQVLRSGTSIGANIEESIGGRSDKEFLFKLEISYKEARETIYWLKLLKTTDYISVNEFESIFKEADEICRILAKIILTLKGK, from the coding sequence ATGAAAGAAAATATTGTTCAGGATAAATCATTTGATTTTGCGGTGAGGATTGTCAATTTGTACAAGTACCTAACCGAAACAAAAAAAGAGTTTGTTCTGAGTAAGCAGGTTCTCAGATCTGGAACTTCGATAGGAGCAAACATCGAAGAATCAATTGGAGGACGTTCTGATAAAGAGTTTTTATTCAAGCTTGAAATTTCATATAAAGAAGCAAGAGAAACGATTTATTGGTTAAAGTTGTTAAAAACAACAGATTATATCTCTGTAAATGAATTCGAGAGCATCTTTAAAGAAGCAGATGAGATTTGCAGAATATTGGCGAAAATTATATTAACCTTAAAAGGAAAATAG
- the mraY gene encoding phospho-N-acetylmuramoyl-pentapeptide-transferase, with the protein MLYYLFEYFDKTLDIPGTGVFQYITFRSALAFLLSLLLSTIYGKRVINFLRRQQVGETVRELGLAGQNEKAGTPTMGGLIIIFATLVPVFLFARLHNIYIVLLIVTTLWMGTIGFVDDYIKIFKKDKQGLKGIFKVIGQVGLGIIVGAVLYFNPAVTVRTDTGRTDVFKAAANTTVILPAPVEEKSTATTIPFVKNNEFDYAEVLSFMGDGYEKWAWLIFIPVVIFIITAVSNGANLTDGIDGLAAGTSAVSVLALGIFTFVSGNIIFSNYLNIMYIPNSGEMTVFISAFVGSLIGFLWYNSFPASVFMGDTGSLTIGGIIAVLAIAVRKEILIVLFCGIFLAESASVIIQVSYFKYTKKRFGEGRRIFLMSPLHHHYQKKGYHESKIVTRFWIVAVMLAILSIVTLKLR; encoded by the coding sequence ATGCTGTACTATTTATTTGAATATTTTGACAAGACACTGGATATACCGGGAACAGGAGTTTTCCAGTATATAACTTTTAGATCGGCATTGGCATTTTTGCTTTCATTGCTGTTGTCAACTATTTATGGTAAAAGAGTGATTAACTTCCTTCGCCGCCAGCAGGTTGGAGAAACAGTACGTGAACTTGGTTTAGCAGGTCAGAACGAAAAAGCGGGTACACCAACTATGGGAGGGTTAATTATCATTTTTGCAACATTAGTTCCGGTTTTTCTGTTTGCCCGTCTGCACAACATTTATATTGTTTTGCTTATTGTGACAACGTTATGGATGGGAACAATTGGTTTTGTGGATGATTATATCAAAATATTCAAAAAAGACAAACAAGGGCTTAAAGGGATCTTTAAAGTTATTGGTCAGGTTGGATTAGGAATTATCGTAGGAGCTGTTCTTTATTTCAATCCTGCCGTTACCGTAAGAACAGATACAGGCCGTACCGATGTTTTTAAAGCAGCAGCAAATACAACAGTTATACTTCCGGCGCCGGTTGAAGAAAAATCGACAGCAACGACGATTCCTTTCGTAAAAAACAATGAATTTGATTATGCGGAAGTTCTCTCGTTTATGGGAGACGGATACGAAAAATGGGCTTGGCTGATCTTTATTCCGGTAGTAATTTTTATTATCACCGCAGTTTCAAACGGAGCAAATTTAACAGACGGCATCGACGGTCTCGCGGCCGGAACCTCCGCAGTCTCAGTACTTGCACTCGGGATATTTACATTTGTTTCGGGGAATATTATTTTCTCAAACTATCTAAATATAATGTATATCCCCAATTCAGGTGAAATGACGGTTTTTATCTCGGCATTTGTGGGGTCTTTGATTGGTTTTCTCTGGTACAACTCGTTTCCTGCCTCAGTGTTTATGGGTGATACAGGGAGTTTAACAATTGGAGGTATCATCGCAGTTTTGGCAATTGCAGTTCGTAAAGAAATATTGATTGTTTTATTCTGCGGTATTTTCCTTGCCGAAAGTGCTTCGGTAATTATACAGGTTAGTTATTTTAAATATACCAAGAAACGTTTTGGTGAAGGCCGAAGAATTTTCCTGATGTCACCACTGCACCATCATTATCAGAAAAAAGGATATCACGAAAGTAAAATCGTAACCCGATTCTGGATTGTAGCCGTGATGTTAGCCATATTATCAATCGTTACTTTAAAATTAAGATAA
- a CDS encoding UDP-N-acetylmuramoyl-L-alanyl-D-glutamate--2,6-diaminopimelate ligase, with product MKILKDILYKAAIESVTGSTEIGIQKIEFDSRKVQSEDVFVAIRGSLSDGHDYIEKAIQLGAAAIICDTLPENIQKGITYIQVKDTNTALAFMAANYFEDPSAKLKLVGVTGTNGKTTIASLLFQLFKKAGFKVGLLSTVKIMVDETEYPATHTTPDSVTINQYLNEMIEAGVTHCFMEVSSHGIHQKRTEALHFAGGIFTNLSHDHLDYHATFAEYRDVKKSFFDSLPKTAFALSNIDDKNGTVMLQNTVARKFTYALKSYADFKAVILESQLSGLLLKINDNEVWVKLIGTFNAYNVLAIYGTAVELGMDSLEALRLLSDLESVSGRFQYIVTDAKVTAIVDYAHTPDALENVLKTIDDIRTKNEQLITVVGCGGNRDKTKRPIMAKIASDLSDKAILTSDNPRNEDPEVILDEMEQGVEAHNYKKILRITDRKQAIKTACQLAQPNDIILIAGKGHETYQEINGIKHHFDDMETVKEILDQLNK from the coding sequence GTGAAAATACTAAAAGACATATTATATAAAGCTGCCATTGAATCTGTAACAGGTTCAACAGAAATCGGCATTCAAAAAATTGAATTTGATTCACGCAAAGTGCAGTCAGAAGATGTTTTTGTGGCCATTCGCGGTTCACTTTCAGACGGGCATGATTATATAGAAAAAGCGATACAACTAGGGGCAGCTGCAATTATTTGTGATACGCTTCCTGAAAATATTCAAAAAGGAATCACTTATATTCAGGTAAAAGATACCAATACAGCTTTGGCATTTATGGCTGCTAATTATTTTGAAGATCCTTCTGCAAAATTAAAATTAGTTGGCGTAACCGGTACAAACGGGAAAACTACAATTGCCTCATTATTGTTTCAGCTTTTCAAAAAAGCAGGATTTAAAGTTGGATTATTATCAACCGTAAAGATAATGGTCGATGAAACAGAATATCCGGCAACGCATACTACACCAGACTCAGTCACGATCAATCAATATTTGAATGAAATGATTGAAGCAGGTGTGACACATTGTTTTATGGAAGTAAGTTCACACGGAATCCATCAAAAACGTACCGAAGCCTTGCATTTTGCAGGAGGGATTTTTACGAATCTTTCTCACGATCATTTGGATTATCACGCAACTTTTGCAGAATACAGAGACGTTAAAAAATCATTTTTTGATTCGCTGCCAAAAACAGCTTTCGCATTATCAAATATCGATGATAAAAACGGAACCGTAATGCTTCAAAACACAGTGGCAAGAAAGTTTACCTACGCTCTTAAATCGTATGCCGATTTTAAAGCTGTTATTTTAGAAAGCCAGTTATCAGGATTGTTATTAAAGATAAATGATAATGAAGTCTGGGTAAAACTAATAGGAACTTTTAATGCATACAATGTTCTGGCTATTTACGGAACTGCCGTAGAGCTGGGAATGGACAGCCTTGAAGCCCTGCGTTTATTGTCTGATTTAGAAAGCGTTTCAGGACGTTTTCAGTACATCGTAACCGATGCAAAAGTAACTGCAATTGTAGATTATGCACATACACCGGACGCTTTAGAAAATGTACTGAAAACAATTGATGATATCCGTACAAAAAACGAACAATTGATTACAGTTGTAGGCTGCGGTGGAAACAGAGACAAAACAAAGAGACCAATTATGGCAAAAATTGCTTCAGATTTAAGTGATAAAGCAATTTTAACATCAGATAATCCAAGAAACGAAGATCCGGAAGTGATTTTAGATGAAATGGAACAAGGTGTAGAAGCTCATAATTACAAGAAAATATTAAGAATTACGGATAGAAAGCAGGCTATAAAAACGGCTTGTCAATTGGCTCAGCCAAATGATATTATTCTGATTGCCGGAAAAGGACATGAAACCTATCAGGAAATAAATGGTATTAAACATCATTTTGATGATATGGAAACGGTAAAAGAAATTTTAGATCAACTAAATAAATAA